Proteins encoded in a region of the Podarcis muralis chromosome 6, rPodMur119.hap1.1, whole genome shotgun sequence genome:
- the FAM43A gene encoding protein FAM43A, whose protein sequence is MRGRPGLRRAPPAEEQPQQQRPGPAAPSGGDAMLPWKRHKFELLAVDDEQLTQQQQQHKKTQQKHRRHPPPPSPPPPPPSAPSGKGKGSCCAAGAGSLPCSAALGSLARACPPEGAFSRMGNLFRCKRKKFRVSSEAPTYTVLYLGNATTLQAKGEGCTDVAVGKIWAKSEAGRHGTKMKLTIGPQGIRMAPAAPSEAASRPGHLYLLHRVTYCVADPRLPRLFAWIYRHEVKHKAVLLRCHAVLVSKAEKARAMALLLYQTSAAALAEFRRLKKRADARHQQLQQAGAAAADGAIPLVPLRKLLLHGPGCCYKPPVERSRSAPKLGSITEDALGEELEERAAGLRAGGLANGGGPDGEDEEEGDCDDDELLAPLGEDDDEDDGADAAPSLGQLICDLGELAIGNDVALLRADLRVTRLLSGESTGSESSIESNGHDGGSPPPPLQPCRGPDSPEPGGDSG, encoded by the coding sequence ATGCGCGGGCGGCCGGGGCTGCGGCGGGCGCCTCCAGCTGaggagcagccgcagcagcagcgccccgggcCGGCCGCGCCGTCGGGCGGCGACGCCATGCTCCCCTGGAAGAGGCACAAGTTCGAGCTGCTGGCCGTGGACGACGAGCAgctgacgcagcagcagcagcagcacaagaaGACGCAGCAGAAGCACCGGCGGCATCCTCCGCCTCcttcgccgccgcctcctccgccaAGCGCGCCGTCGGGGAAGGGCAAGGGCAGCTGCTGCGCGGCGGGCGCGGGGAGCCTGCCCTGCTCGGCGGCGCTGGGCTCCCTGGCTCGCGCGTGCCCGCCCGAGGGCGCCTTCAGCAGGATGGGCAACCTGTTCCGCTGCAAGCGCAAGAAGTTCCGCGTGAGCAGCGAGGCGCCCACCTACACGGTGCTCTACCTGGGCAACGCCACCACGCTGCAGGCCAAGGGCGAGGGCTGCACGGACGTGGCGGTGGGCAAGATCTGGGCCAAGAGCGAGGCCGGGCGCCACGGCACCAAGATGAAGCTGACCATCGGGCCGCAGGGCATCCGCATGGCGCCCGCCGCGCCCTCCGAGGCGGCCTCTCGCCCGGGCCACCTCTACCTGCTGCACCGGGTCACCTACTGCGTGGCTGACCCGCGCCTGCCGCGCCTCTTCGCCTGGATCTACCGGCACGAGGTGAAGCACAAGGCcgtgctgctgcgctgccacgcCGTGCTGGTCTCCAAGGCCGAGAAGGCGCGCGCCATGGCGCTGCTCCTCTACCAGACGTCGGCGGCGGCGCTGGCCGAGTTCCGCCGCCTGAAGAAGCGCGCCGACGCGCGgcaccagcagctgcagcaggcgGGCGCGGCGGCGGCCGACGGCGCCATCCCGCTGGTGCCGCTGCGCAAGCTGCTCCTGCACGGCCCCGGCTGCTGCTACAAGCCGCCCGTCGAGCGCAGCCGCAGCGCGCCCAAGCTGGGCTCCATCACCGAGGACGCGCTGGGCGAGGAGCTGGAGGAGCGCGCCGCCGGCCTGCGCGCCGGAGGCCTGGCCAACGGAGGCGGCCCCGACGgcgaggacgaggaggagggcgACTGCGACGACGACGAGCTGCTGGCGCCGCTGGGCGAGGACGACGACGAGGACGACGGGGCGGACGCGGCGCCCAGCCTGGGGCAGCTCATCTGCGACCTGGGCGAGCTGGCCATCGGCAACGACGTGGCGCTGCTGCGCGCCGACCTGCGCGTCACCCGGCTCCTCTCGGGCGAGAGCACCGGCAGCGAGTCGTCCATCGAGAGCAACGGCCACGACGGaggctccccgccgccgccgctccagcCGTGCCGCGGACCCGACAGCCCCGAGCCCGGAGGAGACAGCGGCTGA